A stretch of DNA from Peromyscus maniculatus bairdii isolate BWxNUB_F1_BW_parent chromosome 7, HU_Pman_BW_mat_3.1, whole genome shotgun sequence:
tctggcttccttaagctccgaccacgtgcattggctttacaggcagggccctgttcggcagggcaggtctgagctgtttgtagcaccggctttaggcaagctgctcacagacctaggcccgggctagaagttgctacccggactaggacgccagcagctcggactaagaagccgatcgccgccggccgccgtgtgccgccgctgccgccgccgccgccgccgccgccgccgccgccgccgccgccgccgccgcgggccgcctgccgcccttgcgggaaagcggacctgccgccaagccaagcagtttttaatggattcttgtcacgttgggcgccagatgtagatgtaaccaaccgtcttattaaataagaaacacagaaacaatgtaaaagagaaagccgagaggtcagagctcagagctaaaatctcacccttcctcctgctgtcccagcttcgcgaaaagagccctacttcctctcggttcgtatttttaaagtatgttgttctgccttctcattggttgtaaacccaaacacatgactgcctcgtcactgtctgaatgtacagccccctaggtcttaaaggcatatgtctccaatgctggctgtatccctgaacacacagagatcttatgggattaaaggcgtgtgctaccaccgccacactcttgctatggctctaatagctctgaccctgaacacacagatatctatgggattaaaggcgtgtgccaccaccgccacactcttgctatggctctaatagctctgacccccagacaactttatttattaacatacaatcaaattaatatttcagtacaaatcaaaataatatttcaatacaattagattaccaccacatatttctattttcatttgaggtattatgtttatgtaactcatttagattgtagtgataattaaaaatacagaataataattagtcttttatgatagtcaaatttgtaccatgttagttaagttttctaggtatacatacatatattacagatggacaggtaatcttcaagcacttcaaagacctacagaatatggcatttaaaatatttttaaaagtttagactttctagacagtaagacatgtctgctcctagaagcaccgatttacttcagagagaaggatgggcatcgaagacactccatatggagtttatctttgccttggcaaaaatagccatttggacaagaaactgttctttcctggactgcttgatcgactggacatgcaggacccatggaaaggtgaccactaaactttgcttgacaaaatggtccttataggttcctgcttcacagaaaaaaactgccagacattctacagaacacagagaaaaatgactaaaaaactctagccctgtggggttagacagatgccccaactttacaagaaaactttggataactgtccaggctgtcagctgtctctgtctaccctacaaGACTCCCGAAATTTGCTTGCATCCtcccgtttctcaggtaatattatatccttctgaagtctttgatgtggttgaagctAGATAGtcacaattttccttagttatgataacagataagttatatataaaaccttaaactcacaaatataagatagataaaatatcttctttaatattgtaactataattcttgctcgatagttgttttgttatataattttactatgttaaagttaaaaccttcctttttgaaaaagaagaaaaggggaagtgctgtctATATCACTCTGTATAAGTAAACACTGATTgacaatagccagacaggaagtataggcgggactaacaagagaggagaattgaggaaataggaagggaagggagagattgcctggagcagccgccaggacatgGAAGTATAAGGtaccgataagccacgagccacatggcaaagtatagattaatagaaatgggctaaatataagagtaagagctagacaatgataggtctgggctaatggccaagcagtttaaataatgtaagagtctgtgtgtttattttataagtgggctctagGACTGGCGAGACTTGGTCAgaactggagagaaattctccagctacaccactTGCTCTCTAGATACTGAGTCTTTGTGTCTTAGTCAGTAACAGTGTAAATTTAAGATAGTAATAACAATGTTCTCAAATACAAAGTAGTTTTGAGTATTCACTAAATCTATTCCATTAAGCTGAAGGGTACCTAAGTATTCACTACTGATCTCTCTTTACAACTGTCtaggtaggaagcacagtggacGTAGGACAGTCCACAGTGATGATTTTACCTCCTTATTCCTGAGGCTGTAGATTAATGGGTTTAGCATAGGGGTGACCAGGTTGTTCAGGACCTGAACAGTTGCATCCAGCCAAGGGCTTGGTGTTGGCCTCAGATAGATGAAAATCACTGGCATGTAAAAGAGCAAGATGGCAGTTAGGTGGGCGCTGCAGGTGGAGAAGGCTCTGTGTCTGCCCTCCGTGGAACGGATCTGGAGGATGGAGCGAACTATACAGCTGTAGGAGGTGAGAATGAAGAAGAAGCAACTGAGGGGCATGAGGCCCACACTGATGAATCCCACCATCTCCAGGGTTGATGTGTCTGCACAAGCCAATTTCATCACCACAGGGATATCACAGAAATAATAGTTCACCTCTTTGGGACCACAATAGGGCAACTGAAAGGTAAGAGTAGTTAGAAATGTTGAATGAATGCAGCCAAAAACTGATGTCCCCATAGCCAGAGAGGCACATACTCTATGGCTCATGATGATTGAGTAGCGTAGAGGGTAGCATATGGCAACaaagcggtcataggccatcactgTGTATAGGAAACATTCTGTACCCCCCAGGAAATGGTAGAAGAAGAGCTGGGACACACAGCCTGCATAGGAGATGTCTCTGCTATTTCCTGAGAGATAGAACAGCATCTTGGGAGAACTCACGGAAGGGAAAAATATGTCACAAACAGACAGCTGGcacaggaagaagtacatgggggtgtgAAGCCGAGTGGAGGAAATAATTGAGAGGAGTATGAGCAGGTTCCCCACTAAAGTGAAGatgtagaaagacaaaaacaggacAAAGAGCGTGGTCTCCAGACCCTCTGTGTGCGGGATGCCAAGCAGGATAAATTGAGTCACTACTGAAAGGTTCTTCATAGCTTTGAGAATGTTTGACCTTGCAAAGATTAAAAGTCAACAATCTGGTCATCGATATCTATTAAGAAGCTGGTTCtcgagccgggcagtggtggcgcacgcctttaatcccagcactcgggaggcagaggcaggcagatctctgtgagttcgaggccagcctggtctaccaagtgagttccaggaaaggcgcaaagctacacaaagaaaccctgtctcgaaaaaaacaaaaacaaaaacaaaaacaaaacaaaaaaaaaaaaaaagaagctggttCTCATGAGTACTTTGAGTATGATTTGAGAAGCAGCAAATGGCTTTCTACAGATGTGCAAAACCAAGATCTCAGTAAAAGTACCAGTTACTATAAATTCATATTTGAGTTTGTCTACCCAGGTTTTAGAAAAGATGCTTCATGAATATAAATGGTTGTCTTCTGTTCCAAGGGCAGAAGTTAAAAGACCTAGTCAAATATTCTCATTAGACACTGCTGTACACGAGTTTATATTCTGAGAACATGTTTGTTGAATCTTGATAATATATTTAATGACCGGCTGTCACTCTTCATTATACTCTGCAAAGCAGTAAGAAAATATTGTATGAGAAATCATGACATTTCATAGGAATCCTGACCTTGATTCTTCTTAGCTACACTAATTGAGATCATTTATACAATGTGTTTCATAGTCATCTACAAAGTGTAAGACATACTTACTAAATGTGTTCTTATATAACAGTAAAGTTTATAAACTGTCTGAAAGTTCCCAGCAAAACTATTACCAAACTCTAAGGTAAGGTCTTCCTTAACTTTACGCAGCTACAACTTCTAGAAACGCCAGGGAAGACAAAAGGGAATGAAAGGAGCCTCCTTGGTGATGCTTTCCAAGCATCTTTTGAGGTATATTATCATCAATACATCAACTGTCTCTAAGACAATTGGCATGATCAGTGGTCAGTAACACTATGGTACTGAGTTTGTAGTCAGCCTTGACCTATTTTGTGTGGCCCAAAGCTAAAAAAGTATATATGATAGGAAGGAATAGCTATATTTATTGCTGTCAGTTTATTCTTTATCTCAGTTATTTTTGTATTAGGGTATAATACCCTTCACAAGTGAAATGCTTGATGGTCAGAAACTTTCTTTACAAATGTTGAGTGGCTACCTCTCACATAAGTCCAGGCAAGAGGGACCTACTCTGAGGTGTGATCTCTCTTGTATTAAAGAAGGTATTCATTGTTGATCTCCTTTAAAGATATTAGAATTACAAAATTCAAAAGGAAAGGGATTTCTAACACAACACCTAAAAATCCCCAAGTTGCTTGTAACTCATTTTCATGCATTAGCCTTTAAATAAGAATTAAATATCCATATGTGGCTAATAATTTACTGCAAAATTAAAAG
This window harbors:
- the LOC102917904 gene encoding olfactory receptor 10D1B — translated: MKNLSVVTQFILLGIPHTEGLETTLFVLFLSFYIFTLVGNLLILLSIISSTRLHTPMYFFLCQLSVCDIFFPSVSSPKMLFYLSGNSRDISYAGCVSQLFFYHFLGGTECFLYTVMAYDRFVAICYPLRYSIIMSHRVCASLAMGTSVFGCIHSTFLTTLTFQLPYCGPKEVNYYFCDIPVVMKLACADTSTLEMVGFISVGLMPLSCFFFILTSYSCIVRSILQIRSTEGRHRAFSTCSAHLTAILLFYMPVIFIYLRPTPSPWLDATVQVLNNLVTPMLNPLIYSLRNKEVKSSLWTVLRPLCFLPRQL